A single window of Pseudarthrobacter psychrotolerans DNA harbors:
- a CDS encoding F510_1955 family glycosylhydrolase translates to MPAHTFNRYRSASAAAAATALLLTIAACTPAASPAASTAAPTNSATGLPSSHIHGLTVNRETDQVLLATHDGLYDVTAHPATKIGGTNDLMGFTAGADQGVFYASGHPGPGSDLPNPMGLIKSTDGGKSWEQLSRQGESDFHALTSAKSGIVAFDGTLRTSPDGKTWSAVAARFIPAALAADPFSDTVLATTRDGVQRSTDGGKTWVLAPATPVIQFVTFASPAEAIGVEPDGSVHYSADGGATWSRTGRIEGQVHAIAAVEGSGPNPWVWAATSAGLVVSTDGGATFRPSDAV, encoded by the coding sequence ATGCCCGCGCACACATTCAACCGTTACCGTTCCGCTTCGGCCGCCGCCGCGGCGACCGCACTTCTGCTCACCATCGCCGCCTGCACACCCGCTGCGTCGCCGGCCGCGAGCACCGCTGCCCCGACCAACTCCGCGACCGGCCTGCCCAGCAGCCACATCCACGGCCTCACCGTGAACCGCGAAACGGACCAGGTTCTTCTGGCCACCCACGATGGCCTGTACGACGTCACCGCGCATCCCGCCACCAAGATCGGCGGCACCAACGACCTGATGGGGTTCACCGCGGGCGCTGACCAAGGCGTGTTTTACGCCTCGGGCCATCCCGGGCCGGGCTCCGACCTGCCCAACCCTATGGGCCTGATCAAATCCACCGACGGCGGCAAGTCCTGGGAGCAGCTCTCCCGCCAGGGTGAATCAGACTTCCACGCGCTCACCTCGGCCAAGTCCGGGATCGTGGCCTTTGACGGGACCCTGCGCACGAGCCCTGACGGGAAGACCTGGTCCGCTGTCGCCGCCCGGTTCATTCCGGCGGCCCTGGCCGCGGACCCGTTCAGTGACACGGTGCTTGCGACCACCCGCGACGGGGTGCAGCGCTCCACGGACGGCGGCAAGACCTGGGTGCTGGCGCCGGCCACCCCGGTGATCCAGTTCGTGACCTTCGCCAGCCCCGCCGAAGCCATCGGCGTGGAGCCGGACGGTTCCGTCCATTATTCGGCCGACGGCGGGGCCACCTGGTCCCGGACGGGACGGATCGAAGGGCAAGTCCACGCGATAGCGGCGGTGGAGGGTTCAGGCCCGAACCCTTGGGTCTGGGCCGCCACCTCCGCCGGACTGGTCGTATCAACAGACGGCGGGGCCACCTTCCGGCCCTCGGACGCCGTCTGA
- a CDS encoding M23 family metallopeptidase: MSARLKHGRRRALPASSSSARLRAAWHEPTLRLRGQQFSVAAAVTGMIALTVLSAAQADPGAPAAAHNRPAATADVAAEPAVAAAASAGLAFDSPEVTSQPAPPAAPAAQPTGTVQTPAAEAPAPASASTGLRAPLASMNVSSTFGYRGNPLTGAAGEMHTGIDLTGACTTAVSAAGAGTVTEAGWSQYGGGDRIVVDHGNGLKTTYNHLANIGVSVGQVLATGQQIAGVGTTGNSTGCHLHFEVMVNGQTVNPSAFL, translated from the coding sequence TTGTCTGCCCGCCTGAAGCACGGCCGTCGCCGTGCCCTTCCTGCATCATCATCTTCAGCCCGGCTGCGTGCTGCCTGGCATGAACCAACGCTCCGGCTCCGCGGCCAGCAGTTCAGCGTGGCGGCAGCCGTTACCGGAATGATTGCCCTGACCGTGCTGTCCGCGGCGCAGGCTGATCCCGGGGCCCCGGCTGCAGCCCACAACCGGCCTGCCGCCACTGCAGATGTGGCCGCCGAACCCGCAGTCGCGGCAGCGGCCAGTGCGGGCTTGGCCTTTGACAGTCCGGAGGTCACCTCCCAGCCTGCACCTCCAGCGGCGCCCGCAGCCCAGCCGACCGGAACCGTCCAGACACCGGCCGCCGAAGCCCCCGCCCCCGCCTCCGCTTCGACGGGTCTGCGGGCCCCGCTTGCCTCGATGAACGTCAGCTCCACGTTTGGGTACAGGGGCAATCCTCTCACCGGGGCGGCCGGTGAAATGCACACTGGAATAGACCTGACTGGAGCCTGCACCACGGCAGTTTCCGCCGCGGGCGCCGGTACCGTCACCGAGGCCGGTTGGAGCCAGTATGGCGGCGGTGACCGGATCGTTGTGGATCATGGCAACGGCCTGAAGACCACCTACAACCATCTGGCCAACATCGGCGTTTCCGTCGGGCAGGTCCTGGCCACGGGCCAGCAGATCGCAGGTGTCGGCACGACCGGAAATTCGACCGGCTGCCACCTTCACTTCGAGGTCATGGTCAACGGCCAGACCGTTAATCCGTCCGCGTTCCTCTGA
- a CDS encoding TetR/AcrR family transcriptional regulator, with protein sequence MPKLWNETIESHRDAVRAAILDATASLVADRGLAPVTMSQIAQAAGIGRATLYKYFPDVEAILTAWHERQINSHLEYLSQVRNRTVGPGQQVESVLEAYAFLSHSGPGTADFARLHQGPHVGLAQQHLRGFLADLLRQGADAGRFRRDVAPDELAAFCLHALEAASALTSRDAVLRLVKVTMTALQPPPPPHSGSGGSGS encoded by the coding sequence ATGCCCAAGCTCTGGAATGAGACCATCGAGTCCCACCGTGACGCTGTCCGCGCGGCGATCCTGGATGCCACTGCGTCGCTGGTTGCAGACCGAGGGTTGGCACCGGTCACGATGTCTCAGATTGCCCAGGCGGCCGGCATCGGTCGCGCCACTCTGTACAAATACTTTCCGGATGTGGAAGCAATTCTCACTGCCTGGCATGAGCGTCAGATCAACTCCCATCTGGAATATCTGAGCCAGGTCCGGAACCGCACCGTGGGACCGGGTCAGCAAGTGGAGTCCGTGTTGGAGGCCTACGCTTTCCTCTCCCACTCCGGCCCTGGGACCGCTGACTTTGCACGGCTTCATCAGGGACCCCATGTGGGACTCGCCCAGCAGCACCTGAGGGGATTCCTGGCAGACCTGCTGCGGCAGGGTGCCGATGCAGGCAGGTTCCGTCGGGATGTCGCGCCGGATGAACTCGCCGCTTTTTGCCTTCACGCTCTTGAAGCGGCCAGCGCCCTGACGTCCCGGGATGCTGTGCTTCGGCTGGTCAAAGTGACCATGACCGCGCTGCAGCCTCCGCCTCCCCCGCATTCCGGGAGCGGAGGAAGCGGCTCCTGA
- a CDS encoding DUF305 domain-containing protein, producing MKKTLTFSAVSIATAIALAGCSTGSAGSDGSSMPGMNHGSSGMSADSAPAAADFNAADAIFAQMMIPHHTQAVEMSDLMLKKEGIPATVASLATRIKAAQGPEIEKMTSWLKNWNQPTQMTSGMAGGHGMSGMMGDDDMAALKAAQGTEAARLFLTQMIAHHEGAVMMAKTESTDGKNPEAVQLAKDIVTAQETEIQEMKDLLATL from the coding sequence ATGAAAAAGACCCTGACCTTTTCCGCCGTTTCCATCGCTACAGCGATTGCCCTGGCCGGCTGCTCCACCGGTTCGGCCGGTTCTGACGGGAGCAGCATGCCGGGCATGAACCATGGCAGCTCCGGAATGTCCGCCGACTCCGCGCCGGCGGCGGCCGACTTCAATGCTGCCGACGCCATATTCGCCCAGATGATGATCCCGCATCACACCCAGGCCGTCGAAATGTCGGATCTGATGCTGAAGAAGGAAGGCATCCCGGCGACGGTGGCCAGCCTGGCCACCAGAATCAAAGCAGCCCAGGGGCCCGAGATCGAGAAGATGACCAGCTGGCTCAAGAACTGGAACCAACCCACCCAAATGACCTCCGGCATGGCTGGCGGGCACGGCATGTCCGGCATGATGGGCGACGACGATATGGCTGCCCTTAAGGCAGCCCAGGGCACCGAGGCGGCCAGGCTGTTCCTGACCCAAATGATTGCCCACCACGAAGGCGCCGTCATGATGGCCAAGACCGAAAGCACCGACGGCAAGAACCCCGAAGCGGTCCAGCTGGCCAAAGACATCGTGACCGCCCAGGAAACCGAAATCCAGGAAATGAAGGACCTGCTGGCCACCCTGTAG
- a CDS encoding four-helix bundle copper-binding protein: protein MTHASAHKMLDAYPKDLGSIDQHKLAECIAACFECAQTCTACADACLSEDMVAELTKCIRTNLDCADICAATGNVVSRHTGRDANVTRAALQACAITCKACADECEQHAGMHGHCRVCAEDCRRCEVACNELLASLD from the coding sequence ATGACTCACGCCAGCGCCCACAAGATGCTCGACGCCTACCCGAAGGATCTGGGCAGCATCGACCAACACAAGCTCGCCGAATGTATCGCCGCCTGCTTTGAATGTGCGCAGACGTGTACCGCCTGCGCTGACGCGTGCCTGAGCGAGGACATGGTGGCGGAGCTGACCAAATGCATTCGTACGAACCTTGACTGTGCGGACATCTGCGCCGCCACCGGCAACGTCGTGTCCCGCCACACGGGCCGCGACGCCAACGTCACCCGGGCCGCATTGCAGGCCTGCGCCATCACGTGCAAGGCCTGCGCCGATGAATGCGAACAGCACGCCGGCATGCACGGCCACTGCCGAGTCTGCGCAGAGGATTGCCGCCGCTGCGAAGTGGCGTGCAACGAACTCCTGGCCTCGCTCGACTGA
- a CDS encoding DUF3105 domain-containing protein: MAASAWCRPPIDGIQSFADLSRNHVQNAVDYPQQPGVGGDHAAAWANCGIYTEPVSEQRAVHSLEHGAVWLTYSPSLPPDDLGKLTDLAKDRPYVLLSPDSDQSAPVTATACGAQLPLQDASDTRVASFISAYAQSPDAPEPGAACSGGIDR, from the coding sequence ATGGCAGCTTCGGCCTGGTGTCGGCCGCCCATCGACGGGATCCAGTCGTTTGCTGACCTGTCCCGGAACCACGTTCAGAACGCTGTTGACTACCCGCAGCAGCCCGGCGTCGGAGGAGACCACGCGGCTGCCTGGGCCAATTGCGGCATTTACACCGAGCCGGTCAGCGAACAACGGGCCGTCCATTCCTTGGAACACGGGGCCGTCTGGCTCACGTACAGCCCGAGCCTGCCGCCGGATGACCTCGGGAAGCTGACCGACCTTGCCAAGGACAGACCCTACGTCCTGCTCAGTCCGGACAGTGACCAGTCTGCGCCGGTCACTGCCACCGCCTGCGGCGCTCAACTCCCGCTGCAGGACGCCAGTGACACACGCGTCGCATCATTCATCAGCGCCTATGCGCAGTCCCCTGATGCCCCGGAGCCGGGTGCAGCCTGCTCCGGAGGCATCGACCGCTGA